GGAATTGGCCGAGGTCGTGGTGCCCGCCGGCGCGTTGACGGAGGTGAGCAGCGGCGGCTGGGCGCTGGTGCCATGCACGTATTGTTTGAGCGCCACCGTGGTGGTCGTGTCGGGTGTAGTGGTCTTGCTCACCGCGTCGATCAGCGCGGGCAGCGTGTTGTCCGGGCGCACCGAGAAGTAGACGAGCCCGGTGCCGGTGGCGCGTCCGTCGGAGGCGGTGACCTCCACGGCCACGCGGCCACCCGTCAGGGAACCGGTGTTGAAGACCAATTGGCCGTCGGCTCGCGTCGATATGGCCACCTGGCTGTTGTTCTGCGCCACCGCCGAGGTGAGGGTGAGTGGATCGCCCTCCGGGTCGGTGAACGAGCCCAGGGCGTTGACGGTGATCGTGCCGCCCTGCTCCACCTCGTATTCGGGGGGCGTGTCGCTTTGCGCGGGCGGCTGGTTGGCCATGCCCGCCGAGATGGTCAGGGAGACGGTGGCCTCGCTGGTCTGGCCGCGCCCGTCGTTGATCTCATAGGTGAAGGAGGTCTTGCCCGGCTTCGCGTTGGTGGCGTCGAGCTGGAGGTATCGGCCGGCGTAGACCGGGGCCACGGTGACGCCCGAGCCCTGCACCGGGCCCACCTTGGAGATGTGGAGCACCGAGCAGTCGGTCTGCTCGTCGTTGCGCAGCACGTCGAGGATCTGCTGGCCGCCCACGCGCGCGCCGAACTCGTCGTCCTGGGCCTTGATGCTGCCGGACTTGGCCGAGCAGGTGGGCTTGAACTCCTTCTGGTTGTTGGCCGAATCGCTGTTCTGCTGCTGGTTGGTGGCCTTCTTGGTCTCCACCTGCCTCCACTGGATCTTGATGACCTTGGTGGATTGGTCGGGGTTCCACACGTTGCCGTTGGTCACGTCGTTGAGGACGACGAGCCGGTGGTTGGTGCGGAAGACGAGCTGCGAGGTGGGGGAGACGGATTCGAGGGTCTTGAACGTGGCCTTGGCCGCTCCCGTCCCGGTGTCGGCCGCGCCGTCTGGCGAGCATACGCGTATATAGTTGTGCGCCTCCTGCGACCATGCGGCGTAGACGCAGCCGTTGGACGAGACGGGTTGCGCGGCCTCGGCCTTGCCGCCGTTGGGGTAGCTCGCGGCCTTGTTGCCGTGCTTGAAATCGACGGTGAACACGGCGTCGCTCGAGGCGGCCGCCACCCAGTCGCCCTGCTCGCCGTCGGTGGCGGGCGCCTGCAGCCTGATCTTGCCCTTGGCCGTCAGATTGACCTGGCCACCCTGGAAGATCAGGGAGTCGCCGGTGGCGATGACCGGCCGGTCGCCCACCACGGTGAAGCTTTCGGCGTTGACCTGCTTGCCGTCGGTCAGCGATTTGAGCTCCTTGGTCCCGGAGTGCGCGTCGTCCATCTTGATCACCATGCCGTCGGCGGGCCGGTAGCCGTAAACCGCGCCGTCGTGGGTGACGGCTACCTTGCCGTTGGTTCCCAGCCGCATCTGCGGGGCGGCGGTGGTCGGCGAGATGGAGTCGAGGTTGTTGGACTGGCCGGTCCACACATTGCCGGTCTTGGTGTTGAGGAAGGCCGCGGTCTGCCCGCCGATGAACGTGACGGTGGAGCTTTTCATGTCGCTTTTGCCGTGGATGCCGAGGGTGGAGGCCTGGATGCCCTGGGCCTTGGTGCCGTCGCTCAGCACGGTGTCGTCGTCGTGCTGGGCGACGTCGAAGGAGGGGGTGGTCGGCGAGATCGCGCCGTTGACCTGCTTGAGCTTGACGTTGAACCGGGCGGCCTTGCGGTCCTTGAGGGAGGTGACCCACACCGTGCCGTCGTCGAGGTGCACGTGGGCGCGGGTGAGGGTGTTGATGATGATGGCGCCGGCCACGACGCCCAGGAGGAGCAGCAGGACGAGCACCGGGGTGAGCCACCGGCGGTTGGTCTGCGAATTCAATCGTTTGAACGACAGGCGGATACGATGCCTTCTGGCACGTGTGCTTGAAGTCTTGCTCATATTCTCGCCCTTGTTCCTCGTTCCCGCTATCACTTTAGTGCAGGGTATGGGTTTTTATCATTTCACGGTGCATGCGATGGACGGCGTCGGCGACATCCTTCCGTCGCTTCGCACGATGCTGACTTGCACGCAGGTCTGCGACTTGTCCGGGTCGCTGATGGTCAGGCTGGTGTTGTGGGTGATCTTGGTGTGTGTGCCCGGCGTCGACGTGCCGTTCTCCACGATGGCCCAGGCGTAGCTGTCGCCCGGCTGCGGGTCGGGGTTGGTCCAGGTGAAGGTGATGGAGCTACCGTTCGACGTGCCTTTGAGATTGGCCGGGGCGGCAATCGCTTCGTCCTTGTCGGTGCTTGCCACGTCGTCGCGCTGGTGGGTCTTGCCCTGCTGGCTGGTCGGGGTGTCGTCGCCGACGCTGGTGCGTTTGTCGCTTCTGCCGCTGTCCATATGCGGCACCACCACGAAGGCGAAGATGGCCGCGACGACCACCACCACCGCCAGGATCGCCGCGCCGATGATCAGCGGCTTCTTGGAGCGTTTGGGCTTGGGTATGGCCGGATTGGCCGCCCGCCCCTCGTCGCCCTCGCCCCCGACGGCCAGTTTGTGGTCGCTGGGGTATGGCCGCTCGTTCTCGGCGACCAGCGGGGTCATGGCCCCGAAGCACTCCTTCTGCGCCTCCTGCAGGGCGCGCGCGAATTGCAGCGCCGAGGCGTAGCGGGCCCCCGGGTCCTTGGCCATGCCCTTGCGCAGCGCCTTCTCCACCTGGTCCGGCACATTGGCCAGGGAGTGCTTGGGCAGCTCGTCGTCGACGATATGCTGCGCCAGCTGGTGCTGGGTTCGTGGATGGAACCAGTATTCGAAGGGCGACTTGCCCACCAGCAGCCCGTAGAGCGTGGCCGCCAGGGAATAGATGTCACTGGCCTCGTCGCCCCCGCCGGTGCCGGTCAGCACCTCGGGCGGGGCCCATGGCACGGAGAATCCGGTGCGCGAATGCGACTCGTAGACGCTGGTGGAGATGCCGAAATCGGAGAGCGCGGGCAGGCCGTGGGCCGTCACCAGAATGTTGGCCGGCTTGATGTCGCGGTGGATGACGCCGTGGGTGTGCGCGGTCTGCAGCGCGCCGGCGAGCTTGACCCCGAGGTCGAGCATGGCCCGCACGCCGATGCCGCCCTGGCGCATGATCTCCTTGTAGGAGCCGTTCGGCGCGTATTCGAGCATCAGGTAGGGCAGGCCCTCGGCGGTTAGGCCTGAGCCGTAGATCGAAAGGATGTAAGGGTGGGTGGAGAGCGAGGCCATGATGTCGGCCTCACGGGCGAATGTGGCGTTGAAATCCTTGCCTTGTTTGGATTTGCCGACCTTCACCGCCACGTCTCGCGCGGGGTTGCGCTGGTGGAAGAGGTAGACGTCCGCCGTCGAGCCGGAGCCGAGCGTGCGGATGAGGTCGCAACCGTCTATCGCTGGCGCGTTGTGTTGCCCGCTATCCATGCCATTGCCCCTTTTCAAACGTTTGACCCCACTGCCTATCCAAACTTGGGCGACACCGGGTCGCGGAAACGAAGAACATCAATAATGCTAATTGTTACCCTTAACCAATGTCGCCCATATCCATATATTTACACAGATGATGCATCTTTTCGGGATTGTCTTCACCATCGAGACGGACGGCGGTGTCCATTTCGTTCATCCCCTGATTTCCAAGGATTTGTAAGACATTTTGTAAGGGCATGGAAAAACGGAGGACCGTGACGCACGCCGCGGTCCTCCGTTCGGTTGTTGGTAATTGCAGGGAGTCCGGTCCTTTCGGACGGACGGAGTGCTTAGAGCTCGACCAGGATCTTCACGTGGTGCTCGCCGTCGTCACGCAGCTGCTTCAAACCTTTTTCCACGAGGTCCTCGGCCTTGATCTTGTCGGTGATGAACGGGGAGAGGTCGATGTGCTTGTCCTGCACGAGCTTGATCGAATCCGGGTGGTCGTTGCAGTAGGCCAGCGAGGTCATGATGTTCTTCTCGGTGCGGGTCAGTTCCTTGGCCACATTGAGCTCGAGCGGACGCACGTGGATGGCGACGATCATCACGTTGGCGCTCTCGCGCACCGCGGCGATCAGCTGGTGGACCACCACGCCCGCGCCCGAGGCGTCGAAGCCGACATCGGCGCCGGCCCCGTCGGTCTCGGCCTTGACGCGCGCGGCCAGGTCCTCCTTGCTCGGATCGACCACGATGTCGGCCACGCCGGTCTCCTTGGCGGTCTTCTTGCGCACCTCGGAGAGCTCCGACATGATGACCTTCAGGCCCTTGGCCTTGAGCACCGCGCCGAGCATGAGCCCGACGGGGCCCGCGCCGCCGACGACCGCGGTCTGGCCGGCCTTGGCCCCGCTGCGGCGCACCGCGTGGTAGGCCACGGTGAAGGGCTCCAGCAGCGCCGCCTGGTCCAGCGGGATGTCGCCGACGCCGTGCACGAAGCGCGCCTCGACCACCACATGCTCGCTCATGCCGCCGCCGCGGCCGTTGATGCCGATGCCGCCCACCTTGTCGCAGGTGTTGTAGTGCCCGGCCTTGCACGAGGGACACTCGCCGCAGGCCATCATCGACTCGATGCAGACGTGGTCGCCGACTTTGAGGTCGGTGTCGACGTCGTCGGCGATCTCCTCGACGGTGCCGGAGAACTCGTGGCCCAGCACCACCGGGATGCTCTCGCCCGAGATCGGGTGGGGATGGCCGGGCACGTTGCCGCTCACCGACTCGGGCCCGTTGTAGTACATATGTAGGTCGGAGCCGCAGATGCCGGTGTAGGCCGGGCGCACCTTGATGGTGCCTGGCTTCAGTTGTGGTTCGGGGATGTCATCGATCTGGATGTGTTCCTTGCCGTAATATTGGACAGCCTTCATTATTGCCTCCTTGCAGTAATAGGTCGGTTTCTAAAGTATATCGTGTCAAAGGTTTTGAGATGGCCGAAAACCGGGATTATTTTTTGACTACTTCATCACACTTTCGACTATCCGATCCCTTTCCCGTCTCATATCCAGACAAACCTAAAAGCCATGATGCATTTGGACTCAAGGATTACCGCTTATGTCCCGCTGCCTCTAAGATGGGAGGGTCTGCGAAACTAGGGAGGCTTGGCAGGAATGGGTGAGTCATCGGCAATCGTATATCGTTCCATGCGATGGAGCGACCTCGAGGATATGGTCGCGCAGTTCGACGATATGTGGGGCGACGACGTGCCCACGGCCAACAGCCCCGTCTCGCTGCTCATGTCGCGTTATTATGTGTTGCACTATCTCGCCCCGTCCACCCATTGCGAGGTGGCCGAGCGCGACGGGCGGTTCATGGGCGTGCTGCTCACCCGCGTGATCGGCGACCCGGTGGCCTTTCCCCAGGCCGACAAGGAACGTGAGTGCGCCGCCCGCCAGCTCAAGGCCAGCGACACCGGGTCCAACGGGCTGCGCTACGCGAGGTATTGGCGCCGCGTGGAGGTGGACTTGGAGCGTTCCTCGGGAATCGATGAGAGCGCGCAGGCCGAGCTGGAGCTTTTCCTGGTCTCCTCCGACGCGAGGGGAGCGGGCATCGGCGGCCACTTGTGGGGCGAGGCCATACACCATCTGGCCGAGCGCGGCGTCAGGCGCTACTTCCTGCACACCGACAGCGCCAGCGACGTCAGCTACTATGTGGCGCACGGCCTCGAGCGGGCGGCCTCCCGCACCAGCGCCGACCATCCCGAGGACAAGCGCGCCATCGGCACCGCGCTCGACGACCTCTATATCTACGCCGCGAACGTGTCCGCCGCGCGATAAAAGTAGGGACTTCCCACACGAAGCCTTGAACATCTCCTGAGCAACTCTTGAATATATAGGTGCCCTTGTCCTACCCTCCCAGGAAACGCGACAAGCGGCACCTGTTTTGCATAATTCCCTTTCTGCTTGTAAAAGGGATAGAGGGAGGTGTGTATGAGCACGGCGCAATCGGCGGCGATTTCGACCAGCCAGATGTCGCATGAGATCGCGTGCAAGCCACAAGGTGGTGGAAAGGGCCCGCGGCGCGAATCCAATCCATATAAGGAGCTGTTCTCGATACCGGGCGCCAAGGCGTTCTGCCTTTCCGGGGCGGTGGCGAGGCTGCCGATGGCCATGATGGGCCTCGGAATCACGCTCGCCTTCAACGCGCTCTACGGCAATTGGACCATCGCCGGGTCGATGAGCGCGGTCTATATCCTCGCCGTGGCCGTGGCGGCTCCCATTTACGCCAAGCTCTTCGACCGGTTCGGCCAGCATCGCATCGGCGGCGCGGCGCTCGCGGTGCAGGTGGTGGCCATGCTGCTGTTCGCCGTGGCCACGATGGCGGGCCTGCCGGTGCTGGTGCTGTTCGTCTGCGCCATATTGACCGGGCTCACCCAATTCTCGTTCGGCGCCCTGGTGCGCACCCGTTGGGCTTACGCCCTGCGCGGGCCGGACGACGCCGACCTGCTCAACACGGCCTACGCCATGGAGGCCGCCATCGACGAGGTCATGTTCATCGTCGGGCCCATCCTCGCCGCCTTTTTGGCGACTTCGGTGCATCCGGTCTCGCAGCTTTTCGTGCCGGCCGTGGCCTGCGCGCTCGGTGGGTCGGTGTTCTTCTCGCTCAAAAGCACACAGCCGCCGGTGGTCAGCGTGGTCGAGGTGCGGATGGCGGCCGCCGACGACGCCGACGTGGCCGGGGCCAACAGCGCCGAAGGCACCCCGGTGAGCCAGTCTCGCCCCGCCCGCTCCACCTCGCATCTGCTCGAGATTCGCGGCGCGGGCCATGCCAAGCCGAAATCCGTGCTTCTGTGCCGTGGCGTGGTGCCGCTGCTCATCATCTTCGTGGTCTACAACCTGAGTTTCAGCGCCTTCGATGTCTCCGTGACCAGCATGATGCAGGCCATCGGCCGCCAAAGCCTGCTCGGTGTGCAGCTCTCCATGTTCGCCATCGGCTCGTGCGTCGGCGGCCTCGTCTTCGGCGCCCACGCCCCCAAGGGCTCGAATTGGCGGCATATGGTCACATTCCTCGCGCTGCTTGCGCTGGGCTATCTGCTCATCTGGCTGAGCATCGGCCATCTCGCGCTCTTCGCGCTGCTCTCGATGGTCTCGGGGCTCTGCGTCTCGCCGGTCTACGCCATCGGCAACCTCATCGTGCAGGGCATGGTGCCGGTCGGCCAGCTCACCGAAGGGCTCTCCTGGGTGAGCACCGCCGGTCAGGTCGGCAGCTCCCTGGGTTCCACGCTCGCCGGTGTCGTCCTCGACGCCGCGGGCTTCCGCGTCGGCCTCGCCGTCCCCTGCCTCACCACGGTGTGCACGCTGGTGCTGGCTCTGCTGGGCTGGGCCATCTCACACCAGCGGTAGCAGGGTACATCCATCTGATGTTCTATTTATATAAGGGCTTTCTAAATCGAAAAACGGAGGCAAGCCTATTTATTGCCCCGCCTTCCTCACCGGAATCTCCATACGCGTGACGTGCTCGGTCGGGTCCGCCGACTCGTAGTCGCCGATCAGGCAGTACTCGATGGGGTCGCCGCAGATCTCATAGCCTTCCGCGGCGATCTTCTTGCCCATCTGCCCATAGACCTTCGGGCATTTGGGGAATGAGCCCTTGAAGGTACGCCCGGCATACATGCCCGCCGGCAGGATATAGGGGGTCTTGGGGTTGTCCTCGCCGGTGTAGAGCAGCGTCTTCTTGGAGGGGAAGCAGCCGTCGTCGATGAGCGTGACGTCCACCACGTAGGCCGTGGTGCTGCGTAGCGCCTTGAGCTTCTCGTGCTTGCTGATGGAGCTGTATTTGGCGAAGGTGTAGGGCAGGTCCTTGTCGTAGACCAAATCGTTGGAGACCAGCTCGAAGGGCCGGTCGTCGTAGTGCTTGATGGTGGTCAGCGAGGTCTGCGCCTCCGAAAGCGAGGAGAGGAACATCGAAAGCTCCTCGTGGATCTCGGCGCGGCGCTTCGAGAGCTCGTCGATCTGCTGGTCGATCGATTTGAGTTCCTCGTCCGTCAACTCCAACGTCGATTTGAAGTCCTGGTGTTTCAAATACCGCGCGATCTTCTCGATGCTGAAGCCCAGCGATCGCAGCTCGGTGATGATGTTGAGTTTGAAGAAGTCCTCGGAGCCGTAGACGCGGTAGGAGTTGTAGGGGTTGCGTTTGGGCACGAGGATGCCTTGCCGCTCGTAGTAATACAGTGTGTCGACGCTGATGTCGTAGATGCGTGCGGTCTCTTTGACGGATTTGCCTTCGCCGAGTGGATACGTGAATTTCATGTCGCCTTGCCTTTCGTCATCCTTGGTCTTGCACAAGGGTTTACATCGAGGCTTTCTCAATCAATTATCGCAAAATTGTGGACTTTTCGGCCTTTATTGTCTATTTTATACATGAATCATGTATCGCACAAAAGCATTTGACCTTGGTGTCGGACGGGGGTATAGCCTGAGGGCGTTTTCAGAGATAAAGGCCGAAAACCGCTGAATCTCAACGATTTGGTATTTCGGCCGGAAGATAAAGGAGGCAATGAGATGACATTGCAGAGAGTGAAAACGACCACCGGTGTGCTCGATGGTTTCATGTCGGAGAAGAACGTCGAGACCTACCTCGGCATTCCCTACGCCAAGCCGCCGATCGGTGAGCTGCGCTGGAAGGCGCCGCAGCCGCTGGAGCCGAGCGATGAGCTGATCTCCTGCCGTCGCCTGGGCTACTCCGCCATGCAGGACAAGGACAAGTACGAGCCCTCGAGCCTGAACCCGCAGAGCGAGGACTGCCTCTACCTCAACGTCTGGGTGAAGGACAAGTCCAAGAAGAACCAGCCGGTGATGGTCTACGTCCACGGTGGCGCCTACTTCTCCGGTGGCTCGGCCGACCCGCTCTACTTCGGCGAGAACTTCGCCGCCAAGCAGGACGTCGTGCTGGTCTCCATCAACTACCGCATCAACGTCTTCGGCTCCATGCTCCTCTCCGCCCTGCCCGGTGGCGAGGACTACCAGGAGGCCGGCTACCTCGAGATGCTCGACCAGATCCTCGCGCTGAAGTGGATCAAGAAGAACATCGCCCAGTTCGGCGGCGACCCCGATTCGATCACCCTCTTCGGTGAGTCGGCGGGCTCCTCCTCCGCGGCGCTGCTCGCGATCTGCCCGGCCGCCAAGGGCCTGTTCAACCGCGCCATCTGCGAGTCCGGCCCGATCCAGCTCTACAAGACCCCGGAGATGGCCAAGCCGTTCGCGCTTGAGTTCGCCGAGATCATGGGCTGCAAGAGCGTCGACGAGCTGCAGCAGAAGAGCTCCGACGAGCTCATCGCCGGCATGGACATCATGTGCGAGCGCGACCGCAACGTCGTCTCGCTGACCTACTCGCCGGTCTGCGACGGCACGCTGCTGCCGAAGGACCCGATGAAGGCCTGGGCCGATGGCGCCGCCAAGGACATCGACATCATGACCGGCTGCTGCGAGAACGAGATGAACTACTTCAAGTTCTACTTCGAGGACCTCAAGCCCTTCTGGCACGGCCAGTTCCCGTTCCACTTCGATTCGAAGACCCCTGTGGAGAAGTGGGAGAAGGTCTTCGCCCAGGTCCACGGCCAGGACGAGCTCGACAACGACTACGTCGAGTTCATGAACCAGACCGGCTTCCGCGTGGGCACCGACCTGATGGCCCTGGAGCAGAGCCAGTACCGTCCGACCTACACCTACCTGTTCACCTACAAGTCCACCAAGGAGGGCATGGGCTCCTGCCACGCCATCGAGGTCCCGTTCGTCATGCGCAACCTCGACACCTCCGACGGCCTTGAGTTCACCGGCCCGAACCCGCCTGAGCACCTGAGCGACGAGATGAACAACGTCTGGTACAGCTTCGCCAAGTACGGCAAGCCGCGCCCGGAGCTCTACGGCATGCCGGAGTGGCCCGCCTTCGACGACGCGAACCGCAACTACATGGTGATGAACGACAAGAAGTGGGAAGTTCGCCAGAACATCAACGACGACAACATCAAGGCCTTCACGCCGATGTACGAAGAGTCGATCCTCTAAGCAGTCCAAGAAACCAAAAAAGGACAACCAATGAAAGAAAACAAACTTCCCGCAAAACGCTGGGCCGTGCTGTTCGTCGTCTGCCTGATCTGCTTCGTGGCGAACTTCCTGCAGTACCAGGTCTCCGCCTGGGGCCCTGACGTCATGAAGATGCTGCACTCCGATGCGGCCGGCCTCTCCAGCATGATGCTCATGCCGATGCTCACCGCCGTGTTCCTCTCGATCCCCTCCGGCACCCTGGCCGACCGCTACGGTGTCAAAAAGATCGTGAGCATCGGTGCCATCGTCTCCGTGATCGGCGCGTTCCTGCGTTGCTTCACCCTGGGCTCCATGCCCATGCAGCTGATCACCATGTTCCTGATCGGCTTCGGCATCGCCTGCCTCAACGCCAACCTCGCCAAGATCCTCGGCACCTGGTTCGGCGAGCAGACCGGCTTCGCCATGGGCGTCTTCTACGCCGTCTCCTGCGTGGCCATCGTGGTGGCGCAGGCCGGCGCGACGCTGATGGGCAGCCTGTTCATCTCCTACATGGTCGGCGCCATCGCCATGGCCGTCGCCTTCGTGCTCTGGCTCCTGCTGGCCAAGGACGCGCCGGAAGGCGCCGAGCTGCCTGAGCCCGAGCCCGTGATGACCTACCTCGGCACCGCCATGAAGAGCAAGAACGTCTGGTTCATCGCCCTGGCCTACGGCCTCACCCTGGCCTCCACCACCGGCTATGCCACCATCCTGCCGAGCGCTCTGCAGATCAGCAAGGGCGCGAGCCCCCAGCTGGCCGGCAGCCTCGCGGCCGTGATCACCGTCGGCAGCTTCTTCGCCTGCATCGTGGGCCCGGCTTACGTCACCAAGGTGGGCAAGAACAAGGCCTTCCTGCTGATCAGCACCGTCATCGGCGGCGTGATCATGATCGCCAACTGGTTCGTGCCCATGGGCGCCGGCATGTGGATCATGCTCGTGCTCAACGGCTTCTTCACCGCCCTCTCCGGCCCGATCATCCAGGCGATGACCCCGGCCATCAAGGAGATCGGCACGAAGTACGCCGGCAGCGCCGGTGGCGTGATCGGCACCGTTGGCCTGTTGCTCTCCTACTTCCTGCCGCTGATCGTCGGCAAGGTCGCGGGCGACAACTGGGGCCTCAACCTCACCATCGAGAGCATCCTCTTCCTGCTGAGCTTCGTCCCGCTCGTCCTCCTTCCGGAGACCGGCGCGAAGGGCAAGTACATGCAGGAGCAGCTTGCCGAGCAGCAGGCGTGAGCCTATAGCTGCCTTCAGCCCCACCGTTGACCGCCGGGTTCGCCTGGCGGCCGGCGGTGTGTGAATTCCACTGGGCCGGACGCGACCAAACCACGTCCGGCCCGTCACACTTTAGGTTATACATTTCTTTCTTCTCACATTCACCGGCCCGCCCTGATCCCTGGGTGGTCCGGTGTTTTTTATACCTATATATTGTCGGCTGTTATATTGTCTGCTGTTTTTCTGCCTTATTACCTTCCATATTGTTCGCGGTCTTGTGGGATTGATGATTATGGCGTTGTGGCGGGGATGGGCCGTCACGTATTTCGTAAGGTCACGGCGGACCATAGACTGGAACAATGACCACAAACACGGATGAGGCACGAGGTTTCGAGGGCTGCGCGGCGATGGACGCCGTGGGGCGGCTGCTTGAGGCGTGCTCGTCATCGTTCGCCGGGGTGGATTCCGTGGATTCTGCGGGTGCCGCGCAGGGCGAGGGGGCCCCGACGCAAGGGCCTCGCGCCATCCTCGTGGCCGGCCCTCCCGATAGCGGTAAGACCGAGTTCGCCCTGCAGGCCATGCTCAGGGGCATCGAGCGTTTCGGTGATGCCAAGGTCTCGATGGTGGTCTCTGGGCGTCAGGCGGCCGACAAGCTCTCCGACCGTGTGATTCAGGCGCGTGGGGCGAGCTCGAGCGCGCGTCCGGTCACCACGCTTTCGGCCATCGCCTTCCGCGTGGTCGGCGCGGACCGGCAGGCCCAGGACCAACCTCTTCCGAAACTTTTGAACGGCGCCGAGCAGGATGCGTTGCTGCGGGCCGTGGTGGGCGTGCATGTCGGGCATGCGCAGGCCGGCGAGCTGTGTGAGACCTGCGAGCTGCTGCGCCGCTATTTCGCCTCATCCGACTGGGCGCAGACCGTCTACGGTGAGAAGGGCGAACACGGGGTCGAAAGCATCGGGCAGGCCGAGGCCGACGCGCCCAAAACGACCTCGCAGGGTGCCGGCGGCAGCGATGTGCTCTTCGCCCGTGGCGTCGACGACACGTTCGTGATGCAGCTGCGCGACATGCTCGCGCGCATGGACGAGCTGGGCCTCGACCCCAGCCGTGAATCGGAGGCCTTGGCAGCCCTCGGCGAGGTCGAGCACCACACCGCCCGCACCGAGCGTCTGGGCATCCAGTGGAGGCTGGCCTTCGCGCTGCGCAGTGAGTACGCGGCCATGGTCGCGCGCAGTTATCCCGACGAGTTCCGCCTTGACTCCTCCAGGCTTCTGGTCGAAGGCGCGCAAGCCGTGGGGAACGTGGACGCTGAGGCGCTGCCGCAGCTCTTGGTGGTCGATGATTTCCAGGATCTCACGCTCGCGGGGCTCGCCTTCCTGGAGGCGCTGGCCGTGCGCGGGGTGGGGCTGGTCTTGGTCGGCAATCCCGACGAGGCCGTGCAGACCTTCCGTGGCTCCTACCCGGAATACCTCTTCTCCAGGGCGCAACAGACGCCCATCAACGCCGTCGCGACCACGCTTGAGGCCAGGGCGATTCGTGATCATCGCGATAATAAGGACGATGGAGAGGGTGACAAGTCACCGCAAGCCGACGGCTCCCATCCGTCGTATCTCGATTTGGTCGCCTCGCGCGTCTCCCTGTCGATCGCCAGCGAGCGTGACACCGATGTGTCGCTGGCCCAACGTGCCGGCAAGCTCCCCGTGTTCGACGGCGCACTGCCCATCACGCGGCTCGACGACGTTGCTACGAGTGATGGCAGCGTGCACGCGGCCCTCTACCGCACCGAGCGCGAGGAGCTGGACGACATGGTCTGGCGGCTCAAGCGCTCGCACTTGACGCAGGGGACACCGTGGAACAGCATGGCCGTCATCGCCCACGACAACGACGTGGTGCGCGCCTTCGGTGAGCGGCTGCGCGCTGACGGTGTGCCGGTGCGCTATTCGGCCGTCACCAAGCCGCTGAAGGACGATCCGAGCGTGCAGGGGCTTTTCGCGCTGGTGGAGCTCGCACGGTTGCGTTGGCAGGGACTTGATGGTCAGCGCATGGGCCTTGCGGAGCTGTCGCGTTTCGTGCGTGCCCGTGTGCGCGAGCTGATGGAGAGCCCGTTGGTCACGGCCCGGTCGCGGCGCGGCGGCGAGACTCCGGCCAGGCTCGATCCGATCGA
This Bifidobacterium sp. ESL0790 DNA region includes the following protein-coding sequences:
- a CDS encoding MFS transporter — its product is MKENKLPAKRWAVLFVVCLICFVANFLQYQVSAWGPDVMKMLHSDAAGLSSMMLMPMLTAVFLSIPSGTLADRYGVKKIVSIGAIVSVIGAFLRCFTLGSMPMQLITMFLIGFGIACLNANLAKILGTWFGEQTGFAMGVFYAVSCVAIVVAQAGATLMGSLFISYMVGAIAMAVAFVLWLLLAKDAPEGAELPEPEPVMTYLGTAMKSKNVWFIALAYGLTLASTTGYATILPSALQISKGASPQLAGSLAAVITVGSFFACIVGPAYVTKVGKNKAFLLISTVIGGVIMIANWFVPMGAGMWIMLVLNGFFTALSGPIIQAMTPAIKEIGTKYAGSAGGVIGTVGLLLSYFLPLIVGKVAGDNWGLNLTIESILFLLSFVPLVLLPETGAKGKYMQEQLAEQQA